The region TAGACATCATACAGCTCCTTCTTTTCCTCAAAAATCTTCTCTGTAGtgcctacacatacacacagaaagcAGAGGCTTGCAAGCACTATTCAAAAACTTTCTTGTACAGTTTGACAGTATGTCAATCACCACAACTTTTCTGTGAAAGCAATGTCCTTTTTCAATCATTCTGAGACAGCCTATGAAAACTACTTATTCTACTACCAGGAAATAAATTAATAGGCAAGCTTTTTCATGACTGAGTCATGCAGCAGTTGTGCAACAACTCACCATTTCATTATATTTGCTTTAAATGGAAACGCTGGCAGCAATTTATAATGAAGTACTCACAAGCCACGTAGGACAACTCCGTCTCCAGAGCTGTGATGTCGGCAACATTGATATAGAAGAAGGGGCGGAACTCTGGTACAGAGCCACCAATCCCAGGTATGGACACATTAGCAAGGCAGCAACAGCAGTATACTGAAAACCAtcaggaaagaaggaaaaaacaaacaacgcAAATCACAACCCATTGAAGACAAACTGACAGGCTCAGAATTGATCAAGATATTATAATTCTTAGAAAAGTAGTAAATTTTACTAACTAATATGTATAAATGAAGGAAGGTAATTGCGgccatttttattaaatgtaaaacatctaAGTTTGTAGATCATAAACACACGTTCTTATGAACGTATATTACTTTAGCATATGAACTTCATTTTCATTAAACTCTGCTCGAGTCTCACCCCGGTAACAGACCACGCCGACAGGTGGAGGAGAAAAGATGAGGATGCGCTTCCTTAACAAGGCAAACTTCCACAACACCATGATCTGCTCTCCAAAGAAACGGATGAATTGAGACATGCAGCCAGCAGGATGTGTAATCTGACAGGAAGTAAACAACAACCATGAGACACCGGACACTCGGAATGGCATTCAAATGTGCTGAAAAGACAATGGATAATGTGGACGTTGATATTCAGTTGGACTTAAGGACAATAACATTATAGTCATGGACATAGACAGAGTGTCCATGGGAAATCACAGACATGGATTCCTGTTCTAACAAAACATGTCTCTGTTTAGCAGAGTGAAAGTTAGGAATGCTCCAGTATTTCAGCAAAACGACACACAAAACTTCaacgtattaaaaaaaaaaaaaataataataataataataataacaataacaacaataacagaataaagtaacttaatgacttcctgtttttgcAGAAGGCACTGTAGAAGTTAATCAAATCTGAGCCTTGAGCAATATTTATAAAAGCTAGACTAGGAGTAAATCCAATAAGATAAAAACAGGTAAGAGATGAATGTAATATTTCAGCAGTGCAGGGTTCCACATGCTCTCACCTTCATCTCTGGATGCATGCAGCGGTTCACCACGGTGCTGGTGGGGCAGACTGTGACCAGACCGTTCCCTCCCGGGGGAAGCACAGCCTTCTTATCCTCGTAAAATGCCTCCAATGGCGAGTACTGGCCTGGACACTGCAGCTGGTGCCTGTAGTCAAATACAGATATCACAGTCATATCATTCACAGAGCTTCCGCAAGCTTAAACAAGCATAACAACTACTAAATATGTATCATTTAGAGAATAAGAGGTCAGTATAGATTCAAGCGCCGTAGAGAACCCATTTACAGGAACAAAAGAGCAATAGCATGGTCTTGTGGGTATCCAGAGTAATGCACACTGATGAACTGTTATTAAATAGATTAAATCCAGATGAGAtgctgcaaataaaataaagcctAGATTTAGATTATATCAGTTATCAAATATAAGTTTTAATCCACTTTCACCTCTGGTCTTAGACTGGACACTTagggtaaaatatatatatatatatatatatatatatatatatatatatatatatatatatatatatatatatatatatatatatatatatatacacacacatacacatacatatatacacacacatatacacacacacacacacacacacacttcccaaTAACCAGTCAGATCTCCtcaatcatgtgacagctaccagggagggtgaaggttaTGTGCTTTCTCCAAGAAatatgaagccagccaaccacagcttttcaaactgctgcatcACAAGGCAGCACAACACACTTGGAAGAAGGTACTCTTATACATGCGTGAGCTCAGATACACCCATGATTggttagtgttgctgtgattgacagggaagagagagtatgccatctctcctacccagagagcacagccgattttgctctcttggactcccagaCACATATGGCTGTTGCATCTTCAGGATTCGAACGCTCAATCTCCGGATGTTAGAGCAAACATTCTTCTGCTGTGTCACTCAGGAAGCCCAAAACCTGGCCTTTTTGCCTTCTCTGCCAAATCATCAGCTGCTGTGCCACTAATCCACCACCCAATAACCAAATAAACCGAACACATGAAATGggaatttataaatgtaaaatatggaataaatctcataatatatacattttttaaaaatcttgaaCACCTGTGTCTCAGAGCTTATAATAAATTCGAAcacaataaatattaaaacaggggaggaagagaaagaggaagtgaGGCATCGTAAGTGTCGGTATGTAGAGACAGTAACTGAGACGACACACAGAACACAGGTTAAATGCAATAATCAGAAGGACAAGAAAGCAAACTTGGTTTAAATATACCTTGATGTCTGAAAACAGCCCCAAATCATAGCTTCCATAAAGTGGCTAACACTTTCGGGATGGAAATAGGTGGATCAAAAGCACTTACTTGACCTGGTTCTCTAGAAAGTGCATGTAGCGGTAGAGCAGTGTGTATGACGGTGACAGGATACCAACAGACTTCATTCGAGCCCCCCTCTCTAGCTCACTCTCCACCGGCATATTGGCGAAGCATGCCAGTCCAAAGAAAGAGCCTTTACGAAAATATCTAGAAACAGTCAAAACAAGCATTATATTGTAGATGTACTATGGTAAGGTACATCATGCAGAATCAAACTACACTGTCTCTGTATAGAAAAACATTATATCACTTCACTTAATATTTAAATCAGACTCTTACATGAAATCATTTGCAATTCGATGAGAGCCACTGGCCATTGACTTGAACTCCACACCTTCCAGGTTTATGTCTTGAGGTAAGCACCACTCCACAATGTTTCCTGTACATGGCGCAAATTTAAAAACCACGATTACTGACTGCAAATTGCATAATGGAAGAAGAAGCCTTCAGTCCATCTATCTCTCATAAATATCCCATATAATATTATACAAGGTGCAAGAAATAAACAAGATAGTATACTGTAACAGCCGTTCCTAAACTAATGGTCATAAGTCATGACCCCATGTGCGGTTGCTTGATTATAAATGGGGTCATTAGAGAAACTCACAATttcctcttttgttttattcactgATTTGACAAATTAATATTACAAGTATTTAATTACGAAGATGGATTTTGTGTGCTACTATATTGAAATGATTCTGGGAGTCACACTCAAACAAGCCACATTTAAATTTAGCATGTACTAGCATGGGAGTAATAGCAATATAAATTGACAAATTTTTCTGCCCAGTTACCTCAACTAGTTCTTTGACAACATAGAGTTTCGGACGTACTGGAATATCAGAAGTCAAGaaaactaaaatgtaaatatgccaaaacattattaaatatgGATTTACAAGCGTTACGCAAGTAATTTGAACATATAGCCTAGTCCTATATTATCAatcaggaatttaaaaaaaaaaaaagtagggtGGTACAGGCTTGGGGTCACTGAAAACTCAATGTCAATTTGAGATTGTTTGTCCAAAAACTTTCTGAATCACAGTTCTATGATTTTCTCACTATACAGTGGGGTGGTGATATGTGTTGcagtatattaaaaatatgcTTTGACACGATTTAGGGGGAGGGGTGGGAGGAAATCTACTTTTGGTTAGAAAATGCCATGATTCATCAGCTGGTCATGATGCTCACAGCATAATTTAGTGTGATTTGCGAAGAGTCATAACAGAATACATTAACAGCACTTGAGCAGCATGGTGAAACAGCAGGCAGCACTGCTGCTTCACGGCTACAGGGTCCCTgctttgatcctgagctcgagtTACTGTCCGTGTGGAGTTTTCTGCATGTTCTCCtggtgtctgcatgggttttcTTCTGtgctctccagtttcctcccacttcccaaaaacatgcaggtaacTGCGACTGGCTGCTTTGAtcgcccctaggtgtgaatgagtgagctATTGCATGTTTGCacggtgccctgtgatggactggtgtcccattcagggtgcgttttggttgctgggactacggtttctgctatggccttaggacttaccacatacaattctgcactcaagtctcctttaatgaacagtggactagttcaacaaaacagatttcatattaaaaccataatgaactttcttttactttcacactatccattgttacccagatgaggacggctTCCCTtatgagtctggttcttctcgaggtttcttcctcatattctcttatggagtttttccttgccaccgtcaccaccggcttgctcattagggataaaatcccacacttaaaatctgtatcctgtgtttatatatttctttaaagctgctttgagacaatgtccattgttaacagcactgtacaaataaaatttaatcgAATTGAATTGTGTTCCTgcttcacacccagtgttcccagttaCCCTAACcgggataaagtggttactgaaaatgaatgaagaaCAGTATAGCAATAGTCATTCCATAACAATGTGTTACACAGCCATACCGTACAGTAAAAAAGCAGAAGTCAGGCAGTGTGAATTAATCAGCAAGATGACTAACAAAACTagttattttcacttttttttgtggtggTGTGACTTTAAATGACTGTAATGTGTAATCAATGCAAGGTtggagattatatatatatataatttttttttctgtgcacgACCAACGTGTAGCAGACTGTTGACTTGACAGAACAAATATTAGCTCTAATGAGAATCAAGTTGTGAAACACTATAGTGCAGTAATACTACTCCTACTCACCTGATCTCGTGTCAAAGGTCACCACGAACACAGAAACAATTTGATCTTTCTCTTCCCACCCCGGGACTGCGCGGGTTTTGATGGAGGGTCCGGGGAAGGCGCAGTCTCCTTCCTCATCCGTGCCTGAAGCATAAGCATCCCCCTCGGGCCCAGAGCGCGTGCTCCTTCCCCTGCCTTTAACAGCTGTTACACTACCTCCACCTCTCGGGCTCGCGCTCCAGCCGTTATTTGCGCCATTTTTGCTCGGAGCACAGCGGTCCGACGGCTCTGTGGCCAGGAATCCGCCGCTGTGAGGAGCAGGCACGGCGGGGGTCGGTTCGGCCCGCCCGACCTCCTCTTCCCAGTCGAGCAGCGGAGCTCGGTCCGACTGCTCCACCATCATCGCGCCTTCACTGCTGACGAGGGAGAGTCGGGAATAAACGTCGTCTCGACGGTGTTGACAGACTTAATTGGTTGTCTCAATGGAAAACACCCGTCGAATTCTGAAATTAAACATGTCTGCAGGTTCCTAGCTTCCAAATATGCACGGAGTGAGACGGAGAACCCGGACACGACCGGGAGACGACACTGTTTTGATGAGGTCACACACTTCCGCTCACGTGATATATTTGCGCTATATAAGGTTGAGAAACAAACGGCTCTCAAACGGAtataataaacaacacacaGCTTAGCATTTGATAGTGTTTGATTTTCACCATCAGATATATTTAGTAAGTTATTATAGTTTCCAGGTATTTAATCACCTATTGATATGAATAAAAACCTGTCATGGTGACACAAGCCAGATCTGCACTTTAAATGTCCATGTGTACATTTACCTGTAAGCAAATGGTAACACTGTGTAACACAGTGTAACACAATTCTAGCCTTATATATCTATTAACAAACTCTAAAATGGAGAATAACTCGAAAGTGTGACTAACATTTCACATGCAATAGAACATTTTGCTTTCAATGTTATGGTATGAAGGTTGAAACCGGCTACCGAACAGATACAGTAAACATATATAAGCCATAATTTAATTTGTGCAACGATACACTCCGGTCACAGTTCGATTCGACTCTTGATACCGGTGTCATGATTTCTATTTGACTTGATTCtctgaatattttgaacaaaatgcaAACGAAAAACAAAATGCctgaaaataattatttcataaactactgaatcataaacaaagcaaaacaatttGCATTTCTGTCAGTATAaaattaactaaataaaaaatgctacaAATGTCCTGCAGATACTATTCTTAATAACACCCAGTTAGAACGCCCCATtcaaagcccagacctcaatcctCTTGAGAATCTACGGCCAGACATGAAAGTTGCATAATGTTGCCAAGACGAATGTGCAAGAATATCAGGATCTGGATGTGCAAAGCTGATAGAGACATATCACTGAGGGCTTGCGGCTGTAATTGCAGCCAAAGTTGGTTCTATCTAGTACTGACCCATGTGAGTGTTGGCATCAACcaacaaatgtctttttttgtttttaactaaCCCCTGTGtcttacttaatttttttaaaaattgcacaaTCAAATGTTGGACATGTGACATGTTGACTGTGTGAAGCAAATGGTAAGAATCtccaataaatatatttactgaagatgtacatgtgaatgatttttttttcttttaatacaatacaattcaTTTAATACAAACTTGAACACATTAGGATAGaggatataaaaataaaatatcaaggtaggtaaaaatacaccaaaaaaatgaatacttaaataaatacaataaaaacagagtaattaaataattaaataagtataaTTTTCAGTCAACCAAAATGATAGCAATAGGGCATGTAAAATATACTATTTAAATGGAAGTTTAAGTTACTTTTCTTATTACATTGAAAGGACCTAATTTAAGgtgtgtcacattttttttaaataaatatatttccaatgaggctattcaaattaaattttcaccagacatcagtattaactcaagaaatcagtaaatataaaaaattcacaacatttaagtccataaataaagttatgtgtaataaagtgtaatgacacaggaaaaaagtattgaacacgctaaaaaagcagttctctaaggcaaggtaaggcaaggaacaaGCTGAAattcataagtaattataccttctatctgtgcaaattatatCAGCtaggttagtaaattgatggtctataaaaaagacttttcattaccaaggtgtcacacaagaaacatcttatGGTGGGTAAAAGCAAatagctctcccaagacctaaTCAACCTTATTATtgtaaaacatattgatggaattggatacagacgtatttcaaaacttctgaatcttccagattcagagagaaaacaatagtcaatgcactccactgctcacgctcaccctgcaagactccattactaaagaaaaggcatgtcgaagctcatttaaagattgctacaactcatttgggcAAGCCTATGGGCAAACCCATCTCCACTGGGAAAGTGTAGTCTGGACAGAtaagagcaaaattgaactttttggctgtcatactacacaccatgtttggagaagaaatggtactGTACACAtgaccctaaaaacactataccaacagtgaagtttggaggtggaagcatcatggtgtggtgctgtttttcatcacatggtactggcagacttcatat is a window of Ictalurus punctatus breed USDA103 chromosome 4, Coco_2.0, whole genome shotgun sequence DNA encoding:
- the dennd11 gene encoding DENN domain-containing protein 11 isoform X1 — its product is MMVEQSDRAPLLDWEEEVGRAEPTPAVPAPHSGGFLATEPSDRCAPSKNGANNGWSASPRGGGSVTAVKGRGRSTRSGPEGDAYASGTDEEGDCAFPGPSIKTRAVPGWEEKDQIVSVFVVTFDTRSGNIVEWCLPQDINLEGVEFKSMASGSHRIANDFIYFRKGSFFGLACFANMPVESELERGARMKSVGILSPSYTLLYRYMHFLENQVKHQLQCPGQYSPLEAFYEDKKAVLPPGGNGLVTVCPTSTVVNRCMHPEMKITHPAGCMSQFIRFFGEQIMVLWKFALLRKRILIFSPPPVGVVCYRVYCCCCLANVSIPGIGGSVPEFRPFFYINVADITALETELSYVACTTEKIFEEKKELYDVYIDNQNVKTHRESLQPLLRINNADKEKYRKLSEQRQLLLYSQEVDGDCTSSEEDLFILFFMEQNNRIFQTLLEVAGSSDPTLTPEHVRGMGLDPQADRGFLVDLLEVYGIDVMLVIDNPCCPQCCLGDLM
- the dennd11 gene encoding DENN domain-containing protein 11 isoform X2; the encoded protein is MMVEQSDRAPLLDWEEEVGRAEPTPAVPAPHSGGFLATEPSDRCAPSKNGANNGWSASPRGGGSVTAVKGRGRSTRSGPEGDAYASGTDEEGDCAFPGPSIKTRAVPGWEEKDQIVSVFVVTFDTRSGNIVEWCLPQDINLEGVEFKSMASGSHRIANDFIYFRKGSFFGLACFANMPVESELERGARMKSVGILSPSYTLLYRYMHFLENQVKHQLQCPGQYSPLEAFYEDKKAVLPPGGNGLVTVCPTSTVVNRCMHPEMKITHPAGCMSQFIRFFGEQIMVLWKFALLRKRILIFSPPPVGVVCYRVYCCCCLANVSIPGIGGSVPEFRPFFYINVADITALETELSYVACTTEKIFEEKKELYDVYIDNQNVKTHRESLQPLLRINNADKEKYRKLSEQRQLLLYSQEVDGDCTSSEEDLFILFFMEQNNRIFQTLLEVAGSSDPTLTPEHVRGMGLDPQADRGFLVDLLEVYGIDVMLVIDNPCCPAVWET
- the dennd11 gene encoding DENN domain-containing protein 11 isoform X3, whose amino-acid sequence is MMVEQSDRAPLLDWEEEVGRAEPTPAVPAPHSGGFLATEPSDRCAPSKNGANNGWSASPRGGGSVTAVKGRGRSTRSGPEGDAYASGTDEEGDCAFPGPSIKTRAVPGWEEKDQIVSVFVVTFDTRSGNIVEWCLPQDINLEGVEFKSMASGSHRIANDFIYFRKGSFFGLACFANMPVESELERGARMKSVGILSPSYTLLYRYMHFLENQVKHQLQCPGQYSPLEAFYEDKKAVLPPGGNGLVTVCPTSTVVNRCMHPEMKITHPAGCMSQFIRFFGEQIMVLWKFALLRKRILIFSPPPVGVVCYRVYCCCCLANVSIPGIGGSVPEFRPFFYINVADITALETELSYVACTTEKIFEEKKELYDVYIDNQNVKTHRESLQPLLRINNADKEKYRKLSEQRQLLLYSQEVDGDCTSSEEDLFILFFMEQNNRIFQTLLEVAGSSDPTLTPEHVRGMGLDPQADRGFLVDLLEVYGIDVMLVIDNPCCPSQY
- the dennd11 gene encoding DENN domain-containing protein 11 isoform X4, which encodes MMVEQSDRAPLLDWEEEVGRAEPTPAVPAPHSGGFLATEPSDRCAPSKNGANNGWSASPRGGGSVTAVKGRGRSTRSGPEGDAYASGTDEEGDCAFPGPSIKTRAVPGWEEKDQIVSVFVVTFDTRSGNIVEWCLPQDINLEGVEFKSMASGSHRIANDFIYFRKGSFFGLACFANMPVESELERGARMKSVGILSPSYTLLYRYMHFLENQVKHQLQCPGQYSPLEAFYEDKKAVLPPGGNGLVTVCPTSTVVNRCMHPEMKITHPAGCMSQFIRFFGEQIMVLWKFALLRKRILIFSPPPVGVVCYRVYCCCCLANVSIPGIGGSVPEFRPFFYINVADITALETELSYVACTTEKIFEEKKELYDVYIDNQNVKTHRESLQPLLRINNADKEKYRKLSEQRQLLLYSQEVDGDCTSSEEDLFILFFMEQNNRIFQTLLEVAGSSDPTLTPEHVRGMGLDPQADRGFLVDLLEVYGIDVMLVIDNPCCP